The following proteins are co-located in the Ensifer sp. WSM1721 genome:
- a CDS encoding glycosyl hydrolase family 28-related protein, whose protein sequence is MSLFTKTAEDTFAPYDSAGNPREIVPQEAQVWGSEVERLITSFQAGGGIIFPDKATMDATLTYAANQMAWVMGDGAGIYRKIGASGTGSWQRLGDLPYSFVKLVDVGAGTANAIQLASAIPTSPSVLRVANIFEANTGNVTVSENGAAAKSLLTNSGNQIAPGGLTAGMMITYVDDGAAFRLLNDQVSAAIVAAAEALLEEFQSTYLGAYASDPTTDPNGNPLIVGAFYFNTTSNQPRIWNGTVFVPIQAPDPYASQAEAAAGTATNRSMNPLRVAQAIEEYQFQAQNTGATSKSSVTQRYGDVPNLIRDFGAPTDGSDCSAAFNTALTQVAANGGKELFVPAATYTWTGGAVSMRKLKLRGAGMDTARIVVKKTNSTIFRFDTVIGYPEISDLHISQDAATPATAGAAFHFTEKGVLGPKLARIKTNDLWQAMSCDVGVGSAGAGVNGAVIEDCSFDGCKKYGWYLIGAVNWVFKGGYTTMSSFASNTAACVLDSNCEGILLSQHFALAGEYPFIMQNSQSGGVPPKECMFSQFTFDGGAGASAAAKIAAGRRNHFAQCWVSNQNGVGIDWNNPSGDASALLGNSWVGGTLINIGRNAMELHGKVNGLRVIGAHFGSWGLLAANTYSGVYATADVDTAFDISHNFFGDDDDVPANSWNGITVNSGTYRRYIITRNMNLGLTGSLVSDGGTASVAKDVSTNL, encoded by the coding sequence ATGTCTCTTTTCACGAAGACGGCAGAGGATACCTTTGCGCCCTACGACAGCGCCGGCAATCCCCGTGAGATCGTGCCGCAGGAAGCGCAGGTCTGGGGGAGCGAAGTCGAGCGGCTTATTACGTCCTTCCAAGCGGGCGGCGGCATCATCTTTCCAGACAAGGCGACGATGGATGCGACGCTCACCTATGCCGCAAATCAGATGGCATGGGTGATGGGCGATGGTGCTGGCATCTATCGCAAAATTGGGGCCTCCGGCACGGGATCGTGGCAGCGGCTCGGCGACCTGCCGTACAGCTTCGTCAAGCTGGTCGATGTCGGCGCGGGAACAGCGAACGCAATCCAGCTCGCGAGCGCCATTCCGACCTCTCCGTCCGTACTTCGCGTGGCCAACATCTTCGAGGCCAATACCGGAAACGTCACCGTCTCGGAGAACGGCGCCGCGGCCAAGTCGCTTTTGACAAACAGTGGAAACCAGATCGCGCCTGGCGGCTTAACCGCGGGCATGATGATCACCTATGTCGACGATGGTGCGGCGTTCCGTCTTCTGAACGATCAGGTTTCGGCCGCGATCGTGGCTGCTGCAGAGGCGCTACTTGAGGAATTCCAGAGCACTTATCTGGGCGCTTATGCCAGCGATCCTACGACCGACCCTAACGGCAATCCTCTGATCGTTGGTGCCTTCTATTTCAACACCACGTCGAACCAGCCTCGGATATGGAATGGCACTGTTTTCGTTCCGATCCAGGCGCCAGACCCTTACGCGAGCCAAGCCGAGGCGGCGGCAGGTACGGCTACGAACCGCAGCATGAACCCGCTGCGAGTGGCGCAGGCGATAGAGGAATACCAGTTCCAAGCACAAAATACGGGCGCCACCTCAAAGAGCTCGGTTACGCAGCGCTACGGAGACGTCCCCAACCTCATTCGGGATTTTGGGGCTCCAACGGATGGCAGCGATTGCTCGGCGGCCTTCAACACCGCCCTCACTCAGGTCGCCGCCAATGGGGGGAAGGAGCTGTTCGTCCCAGCCGCCACCTATACGTGGACGGGCGGCGCTGTTTCTATGCGGAAATTGAAGCTTCGCGGCGCCGGCATGGACACCGCGCGTATAGTCGTAAAAAAGACCAATAGCACGATTTTTCGGTTCGACACTGTTATCGGATATCCGGAGATTTCCGACCTGCATATCTCTCAAGATGCAGCGACCCCGGCGACGGCTGGCGCGGCCTTCCATTTCACGGAAAAGGGTGTCCTTGGCCCTAAGCTCGCGCGTATCAAAACGAATGATCTGTGGCAGGCAATGTCGTGCGATGTTGGTGTCGGTAGCGCCGGCGCCGGCGTCAATGGTGCTGTCATTGAAGACTGCTCCTTCGACGGCTGCAAGAAGTATGGGTGGTATCTGATTGGCGCCGTGAACTGGGTGTTCAAGGGCGGTTACACGACCATGTCCAGTTTCGCGTCGAACACGGCGGCTTGTGTGCTGGACAGCAACTGTGAGGGCATCCTGCTCTCTCAGCATTTTGCTCTCGCCGGCGAGTATCCGTTCATCATGCAGAATTCCCAGAGTGGTGGCGTGCCGCCGAAGGAATGCATGTTCAGCCAGTTCACTTTTGATGGTGGGGCAGGCGCAAGCGCAGCTGCCAAGATTGCTGCGGGAAGGCGAAACCATTTCGCCCAATGCTGGGTTTCCAATCAAAATGGGGTTGGAATCGATTGGAATAATCCGAGCGGAGATGCATCAGCTCTCCTTGGCAATTCGTGGGTTGGTGGCACTCTGATCAACATCGGCAGAAACGCAATGGAGCTCCACGGGAAGGTCAACGGCCTGAGGGTCATTGGCGCACACTTCGGCTCGTGGGGCCTTTTGGCGGCGAACACCTATTCCGGCGTTTACGCCACGGCTGATGTCGACACAGCTTTCGACATCTCTCATAACTTCTTCGGCGATGATGACGACGTGCCGGCCAATTCGTGGAATGGAATTACCGTCAACAGCGGAACCTATAGGCGATACATCATCACCCGAAACATGAATCTTGGCCTCACGGGTTCGCTTGTGAGCGACGGCGGAACTGCCAGCGTTGCCAAGGATGTTTCGACCAACCTCTAG
- a CDS encoding class I SAM-dependent methyltransferase, with protein MLKSTVYDQAYYEEHKADGLDYLAYGYWQESYARMVTEATLQYTYDAPFVVDAGSACGTQLNGFRQTGAYARIFGVDITEHMVRLGRTHFQFGNHELVAGSLTDIHVETGSVSLLHSHQVLEHIPDEFTEQVMREFDRILRPGGRAFIVLDAVRDGETKEQYMGDPTHVNIQPISYWTRLFQKHGLFFDVEAYNRFVRSGYGPTMGNPTTFFKEYNYWSVWTLIKPFESKIDARGWSKHPWQRWQFRRRSQANP; from the coding sequence ATGCTCAAGTCAACGGTCTACGATCAGGCCTACTACGAAGAGCACAAGGCCGATGGTCTAGACTATCTTGCCTACGGGTACTGGCAGGAATCGTACGCCAGGATGGTCACCGAGGCTACGCTTCAATACACCTATGACGCCCCATTCGTCGTCGATGCGGGGTCTGCATGCGGCACTCAGTTGAACGGCTTTCGTCAGACCGGCGCCTATGCACGCATCTTCGGTGTAGACATCACCGAGCATATGGTCCGCTTGGGACGAACCCACTTCCAATTTGGCAACCACGAACTCGTCGCAGGCTCATTGACGGACATCCATGTGGAGACTGGTTCGGTGAGCCTGCTTCACTCACATCAGGTCCTTGAGCACATCCCTGATGAATTTACTGAACAGGTGATGCGTGAGTTCGATCGCATCCTTAGGCCGGGCGGAAGGGCTTTCATCGTCCTGGATGCTGTACGCGATGGAGAGACTAAAGAGCAGTACATGGGCGACCCGACGCATGTGAATATACAGCCAATCTCCTACTGGACACGCCTGTTCCAAAAACACGGCCTCTTTTTCGATGTTGAGGCGTATAACCGCTTTGTCCGCTCTGGCTACGGGCCCACAATGGGAAACCCAACGACCTTCTTCAAAGAGTACAATTATTGGTCCGTCTGGACGTTGATTAAGCCGTTTGAAAGCAAGATCGATGCTAGAGGTTGGTCGAAACATCCTTGGCAACGCTGGCAGTTCCGCCGTCGCTCACAAGCGAACCCGTGA
- a CDS encoding membrane protein, translating to MDKTVPPGAAILLDFIRATEVGRSDRASYDVIYGHNQDKLAKALTAMTYGEVVDAQKDWSKEFGSSAAGGYQFLKATLQALARENLSEIGGAMLFTPDLQDRLGYKLLVKRGYAKFIVGQISLVEFAENLAMEWASLPVLKATKGHKRQVKRGQSYYAGDGLNKALVKPEKVEAMLKLVLDAARRPQEVEEDAAPVPIPVPRSEPQRKPVRKSGRFWTWLLTAGGTIVTALKELNLVALDWRVQLAILVAIVGFAVYAITSMPAVREGLGLK from the coding sequence ATGGATAAAACCGTGCCTCCCGGCGCGGCGATCCTGCTCGACTTTATCCGTGCAACGGAAGTCGGGCGGAGCGACCGCGCCTCGTACGACGTGATCTACGGCCACAACCAGGACAAGCTAGCGAAGGCGCTCACGGCCATGACCTATGGCGAGGTGGTCGATGCGCAGAAGGACTGGTCGAAGGAGTTCGGGTCGAGCGCTGCCGGCGGCTACCAGTTTCTAAAGGCGACGCTGCAGGCGCTCGCGAGGGAGAACCTGAGCGAGATCGGCGGCGCTATGCTGTTCACGCCCGACCTGCAGGATCGGCTCGGCTACAAGCTGCTGGTCAAGCGGGGCTATGCGAAGTTCATCGTCGGCCAGATCAGCCTCGTCGAGTTCGCCGAGAACCTGGCGATGGAGTGGGCTTCCCTCCCCGTGTTAAAGGCGACCAAAGGTCATAAGCGGCAGGTGAAGCGCGGCCAGTCCTACTATGCCGGCGACGGGCTTAACAAGGCGCTAGTAAAGCCAGAAAAGGTCGAGGCGATGCTGAAGCTGGTCCTCGATGCGGCGCGCCGGCCGCAGGAGGTGGAAGAGGACGCGGCGCCGGTGCCCATTCCCGTTCCGAGGTCCGAACCGCAGCGCAAGCCGGTGCGCAAGTCCGGCCGGTTCTGGACGTGGCTGCTGACGGCCGGCGGCACGATCGTGACCGCGCTCAAGGAACTGAACCTGGTGGCGCTCGACTGGCGGGTGCAGCTCGCGATCCTCGTCGCGATCGTCGGCTTCGCGGTCTACGCGATCACCTCCATGCCGGCCGTGCGCGAGGGGCTGGGGCTCAAGTGA
- a CDS encoding phage holin family protein has protein sequence MSQKYTSLIELLNAWFGGAATTMIGALVGRLMWHTNEVRKMRRKFFGKELLWEMPIAVGMAFIGEALASWLQLEQPMATGLIAALAYLGPRGSEVLFMRWFGARVEKGG, from the coding sequence ATGTCGCAGAAATACACGTCTTTGATTGAGCTGCTCAATGCCTGGTTCGGCGGTGCGGCAACCACGATGATCGGCGCGCTGGTCGGCCGGCTCATGTGGCACACGAACGAAGTCCGGAAGATGCGCCGGAAGTTCTTCGGAAAGGAGCTGCTCTGGGAAATGCCGATCGCCGTCGGTATGGCTTTCATCGGCGAGGCGCTTGCGTCCTGGCTGCAGCTTGAGCAGCCGATGGCGACAGGCCTAATTGCGGCGCTGGCCTATCTCGGGCCGCGCGGCTCGGAAGTGCTGTTCATGCGATGGTTTGGGGCGAGGGTGGAGAAAGGCGGCTAA